From the Desulfovibrio sp. JY genome, one window contains:
- a CDS encoding DUF3880 domain-containing protein, which yields MAHPRSRLRIVDELGAAKTLAPGHEVVTRAESPDWLVLGLGPDPQALAATLPPGARVRYLECPEFLAQTDAAWRAAIPAAWTPLASFDPALVACANILLYRQAGTLFPRFWSPVRATLLLPVVPPDAPGREKIALLPRDTGGLVAPGITAGFEAEGVTVRVVDRVGLLACLERERPTLFFSVNFAGLDRHGEVQALLARAGVPVVVWCVDNPFHCLSGVKTTAWRDVTLCVTDDWFVAPLRRHGARAVHHLPLAADPAFFTARPDRSELAGKLLFVGRSAFPDKELFFSGNRLDPALWDEAMAMLSRGERPDFGWWEKRLGVTSLWPGRDARRVGYGAEESGQAWRRLVIREAARTGKLAVCGDAAWRGLVEAPFAWLPPVPYHEALPGLYASAQAVVGAVSPLLPHGLTQRHFDVWAAGGCLLTDHTPGLDIFPPYLTAPITYRTAQDIPDLAKRLSHDAEGLKTAWRELIATRHTYRHRIRSVLEWVAEEGGR from the coding sequence ATGGCGCATCCCCGCAGCCGCCTGCGCATTGTCGACGAATTGGGCGCGGCCAAGACCCTGGCCCCGGGCCATGAGGTCGTTACCCGGGCTGAAAGCCCGGACTGGCTGGTGCTCGGCCTTGGCCCCGATCCGCAGGCGCTTGCCGCGACGCTTCCACCCGGGGCCAGGGTGCGTTATCTGGAGTGCCCGGAATTTCTCGCCCAGACCGACGCCGCCTGGCGCGCCGCCATTCCGGCCGCCTGGACCCCGCTTGCCTCCTTCGATCCCGCTTTGGTCGCTTGCGCCAACATCTTGCTCTATCGGCAGGCCGGTACCCTTTTCCCTCGCTTCTGGAGCCCGGTGCGGGCGACGCTGCTGCTGCCGGTTGTGCCGCCGGATGCCCCCGGCCGGGAGAAAATCGCCCTGCTGCCCCGGGACACGGGCGGGCTGGTCGCCCCGGGCATCACGGCCGGGTTCGAGGCCGAGGGCGTAACGGTGCGCGTCGTGGACCGGGTCGGATTGCTCGCCTGTCTGGAGCGGGAACGGCCGACCCTCTTTTTTTCCGTCAATTTCGCGGGCCTCGACCGCCACGGCGAGGTCCAGGCGCTCCTGGCCCGGGCCGGGGTGCCGGTGGTCGTCTGGTGCGTGGACAACCCCTTCCACTGCCTGTCCGGCGTCAAGACGACGGCCTGGCGCGACGTGACCCTGTGCGTGACCGACGACTGGTTCGTTGCGCCGCTAAGGCGCCACGGCGCGAGGGCCGTGCATCATCTGCCCCTGGCCGCTGATCCGGCCTTTTTTACGGCCCGGCCCGACCGGTCGGAGCTTGCCGGCAAGCTTCTTTTCGTCGGCCGCAGCGCCTTCCCGGACAAGGAACTTTTCTTTTCGGGAAACAGGCTCGACCCCGCTCTGTGGGACGAGGCCATGGCCATGCTGTCACGCGGCGAGCGTCCGGATTTCGGCTGGTGGGAAAAACGGCTCGGCGTCACGTCCCTGTGGCCCGGACGGGATGCCCGGCGCGTGGGGTACGGCGCGGAAGAGTCGGGCCAGGCCTGGCGACGGCTGGTCATCCGCGAGGCGGCCCGGACCGGAAAACTGGCCGTGTGCGGCGACGCGGCCTGGCGGGGGCTTGTCGAAGCGCCGTTCGCCTGGTTGCCGCCCGTGCCCTACCACGAGGCGCTCCCGGGGCTCTACGCCTCCGCCCAGGCCGTCGTCGGGGCCGTCAGCCCGCTTTTGCCCCATGGCCTGACCCAGCGCCATTTCGACGTCTGGGCCGCCGGCGGATGCCTGCTTACCGACCACACGCCCGGACTCGATATCTTTCCGCCCTATCTGACCGCCCCCATCACCTACCGGACGGCACAAGACATCCCCGACCTGGCCAAACGCCTCAGCCATGACGCCGAGGGCCTCAAAACAGCTTGGCGCGAACTGATCGCGACCCGCCATACCTACCGCCACCGCATCCGCAGCGTGCTGGAGTGGGTGGCGGAGGAAGGCGGGAGATGA
- the obgE gene encoding GTPase ObgE, giving the protein MRFVDEAWIIVRSGKGGRGAVSFRREKFIPRGGPDGGDGGKGGDVVFRADPDLLTLYDLRLRRIYEARNGEGGMGRQKNGKAAADLVIDVPVGTELYELPPLEPVEPAPEDQEVPDAPTFKPVYEIGKDEVDAGGDEAPVEVEEEEVPEEPLLVDLTTPGQTFVACQGGRGGKGNLHFASATMRTPRFAQPGEPGEERRIRLVLKVLADVGIIGLPNAGKSTFIGAVSRARPKIAAYPFTTLTPNLGVVENDYGDRLVLADIPGLIEGAHLGHGLGHRFLRHVERTRVLLHVVSAEDASPEGIFEAFAVVDEELRRFDPALAERPQIRVVNKIDLLTPEDLAVRREAAHAAGQKVFFMSALTGEGVEAVLEAIWLAVCSRDADGNIRPAD; this is encoded by the coding sequence GCGGCAAGGGCGGCGATGTCGTTTTTCGGGCCGATCCGGATCTGCTCACGCTTTATGACCTGCGCCTGCGGCGCATCTACGAAGCCCGAAACGGCGAAGGCGGCATGGGCCGCCAGAAAAACGGCAAGGCCGCGGCGGACCTTGTCATCGACGTGCCCGTCGGCACCGAACTTTACGAGTTGCCGCCCCTGGAGCCTGTGGAACCGGCACCCGAGGACCAGGAAGTTCCGGACGCGCCTACGTTTAAGCCCGTCTACGAGATCGGAAAGGACGAGGTGGACGCGGGCGGCGATGAGGCCCCGGTGGAGGTGGAGGAAGAGGAGGTTCCGGAAGAGCCCCTGCTCGTGGACCTGACCACACCGGGCCAGACGTTCGTCGCCTGCCAGGGCGGGCGTGGCGGCAAGGGCAACCTGCACTTCGCCTCGGCCACCATGCGTACCCCGCGTTTCGCCCAGCCCGGCGAGCCGGGAGAGGAGCGCCGCATCCGGCTGGTGCTCAAGGTGCTGGCTGATGTCGGCATCATCGGACTGCCCAACGCCGGCAAGTCCACCTTCATCGGGGCCGTGTCCCGGGCCCGGCCCAAGATCGCGGCCTACCCCTTCACCACGCTCACCCCCAACCTCGGTGTGGTGGAAAACGACTACGGCGATCGGCTGGTGCTGGCCGACATTCCGGGGCTCATCGAGGGCGCGCATCTGGGCCATGGCCTGGGGCACCGGTTTTTGCGCCACGTGGAGCGCACGCGGGTGCTGCTGCATGTCGTTTCGGCCGAGGACGCCTCGCCGGAAGGCATCTTCGAGGCCTTTGCCGTGGTGGACGAGGAGCTGCGCCGCTTCGACCCGGCCCTGGCCGAGCGGCCCCAGATCCGCGTGGTCAACAAGATCGACCTGCTCACGCCGGAAGACCTGGCCGTGCGCCGGGAGGCCGCCCATGCCGCCGGCCAGAAGGTCTTTTTCATGTCGGCGCTGACCGGCGAGGGCGTGGAGGCGGTGCTGGAAGCGATCTGGCTGGCCGTCTGCTCCCGGGACGCGGACGGCAATATCCGGCCCGCTGACTAG
- a CDS encoding HDOD domain-containing protein: MNKRLPLAALAADMILAEPVCRQDGTLLLPEQTVLTERHLRLFPVWGIPAATVCCSDDAAAWPIPEDTPETAPDSQALEAAQVLLRPRFVHADLDQPAMAALYDLCLTRAAGTLACRGPAGLALPGPVPADLLPPAPETPAPGPMAIIESDPKLTSLPDVFVRINEVLNDPNSTAREAADALGKDTGLAAKLLRLVNSAFYGFPVKVDTLSRAVTIVGSRQLTTLALGISVIAIFKDLPSGLVDMRAFWKHSVSCGVIASTLAGPEAGLDVERLFVAGLLHDVGRLVLYRNVARHATHAIALARREGILLREAEKRLFGFDHATLGGMLLRKWRFPESLEKAVRHHHGSLSHMGMPMPALTHTADAISGALGLGSSGEVYAPPLSPAAWDTLDIPVDRLPDIIAAAEAQIDDIIRVFLPDEK, from the coding sequence ATGAATAAACGACTTCCCCTTGCCGCCCTTGCCGCGGACATGATCCTGGCCGAGCCGGTGTGCCGTCAGGACGGAACGCTGCTGTTGCCGGAGCAAACCGTCCTGACCGAACGGCATCTGCGCCTGTTTCCGGTCTGGGGCATCCCTGCGGCCACGGTATGTTGCAGCGACGACGCCGCAGCCTGGCCCATACCGGAGGACACGCCGGAAACCGCGCCGGACAGCCAGGCGCTGGAGGCGGCCCAGGTGCTTTTGCGGCCGCGTTTCGTCCATGCCGACCTCGACCAGCCAGCCATGGCCGCGCTGTACGACCTCTGCCTGACCCGGGCGGCCGGGACCCTTGCCTGCCGTGGCCCGGCCGGTCTGGCCCTGCCCGGCCCGGTGCCGGCGGACCTGCTGCCGCCCGCCCCGGAAACGCCCGCGCCCGGCCCCATGGCCATCATCGAGTCCGATCCCAAGCTCACCTCGTTGCCCGACGTCTTCGTGCGCATAAACGAGGTGTTAAACGACCCCAACAGCACCGCCCGGGAGGCGGCCGACGCCCTCGGCAAGGACACGGGCCTGGCCGCCAAGCTCCTGCGCCTGGTCAACAGCGCCTTTTACGGCTTTCCGGTCAAGGTGGACACCTTGTCGCGCGCCGTGACCATCGTCGGCAGCCGCCAGCTTACCACGTTGGCCCTTGGCATCTCGGTCATCGCCATCTTCAAGGACCTGCCCAGCGGGCTCGTGGACATGCGCGCCTTCTGGAAGCACAGCGTCAGCTGCGGCGTGATCGCCTCGACCCTGGCCGGACCCGAGGCCGGGCTCGACGTGGAAAGACTTTTCGTGGCCGGGCTGCTCCATGATGTGGGGCGGCTGGTGCTTTATCGCAACGTGGCGCGCCACGCCACACACGCCATCGCCCTGGCGCGGCGGGAAGGCATCCTGCTGCGCGAGGCCGAAAAAAGGCTGTTCGGCTTCGACCACGCCACCCTCGGGGGCATGCTCCTGCGCAAATGGCGGTTTCCGGAAAGCCTGGAAAAGGCTGTGCGCCACCACCACGGCAGCCTCTCCCACATGGGCATGCCCATGCCGGCCCTCACCCACACGGCGGACGCCATATCCGGCGCGCTCGGCCTGGGCTCGAGCGGCGAAGTCTACGCCCCGCCGCTGTCCCCGGCCGCCTGGGACACCCTGGATATCCCCGTGGATCGCCTGCCCGACATCATCGCCGCAGCCGAAGCCCAGATCGACGATATCATCCGCGTTTTCCTGCCGGACGAGAAGTAG